The proteins below are encoded in one region of Manis pentadactyla isolate mManPen7 chromosome 2, mManPen7.hap1, whole genome shotgun sequence:
- the SEMA4C gene encoding semaphorin-4C isoform X2, with the protein MLPGRPASQTECFNFIRFLQPYNMSHLYVCGTYAFQPKCAYINMFTFTLERGEFEDGKGKCPYDPAKGHTGLLVDGELYSATLNNFLGTEPVILRNMGPHHSMKTEYLAFWLNEPHFVGSAYIPESVGSFTGDDDKVYFFFSERAVEYNCYTEQVVARVARICKGDMGGARTLQRKWTTFLKAWLVCSAPDWQLYFNQLQALHTLQDTSWPNTTFFGVFRARWGDVDLSAVCEYQLEEIQKVFEGPYKEYREQAQKWGRYTDPVPSPRPGSCINNWHRRHGYTSSLELPDNTLNFIKKHPLMEEQVRPRWGRPLLVKKDTNFTHLVADRVTGLDRATYTVLFIGTGGGWLLKAVSLGPWIHLIEELQVFDQEPLESLVLSQSKKLLFAGSHSQLIQLPLADCLKYRSCADCVLARDPYCAWSVNTSRCVAVGSHSGSLLIQHVMVSDTSGICNLRGNKKVRLTPKNITVVAGTDLVLPCRLSSNLAHARWTFGGQDLPAEQPGSFLYDARLQALVVMAAQPRHAGAYHCFSEEQGARLAAEGYLVAVVAGPSVTLEARAPLENLGLVWLAVVALGAVCLVLLLLVLSLRRRLREELEKGAKAAERTLVYPLELPKEPSSPPFRPGPETDEKLWDPVGYYYSDGSLKIVPGHARCQPGGGPPSPPPGIPGQPLPSPTRLHLGGGRNSNANGYVRLQLGGDDRGGLGHPLPELADELRRKLQQRQPLPDSNPEESSV; encoded by the exons ATGCTGCCAGGAAGGCCAGCATCCCAG ACGGAATGTTTCAACTTCATCCGTTTCCTGCAGCCATACAACATGTCCCACCTGTACGTTTGTGGTACCTACGCCTTTCAGCCCAAGTGCGCCTACATT AACATGTTCACCTTCACTTTGGAGCGTGGAGAGTTTGAGGATGGGAAGGGGAAGTGTCCCTACGACCCAGCTAAGGGCCACACAGGCCTCCTTGTGG ATGGTGAGTTGTACTCAGCCACGCTCAACAACTTCCTGGGCACAGAGCCTGTTATCCTACGTAACATGGGGCCTCACCACTCCATGAAGACAGAGTACCTGGCCTTCTGGCTCAACG AACCTCATTTTGTCGGCTCTGCCTACATCCCAGAGAGCGTGGGGAGCTTCACGGGAGACGATGACAAGGTCTACTTCTTCTTCAGTGAGCGAGCCGTGGAGTACAACTGTTACACAGAGCAGGTGGTGGCTCGCGTAGCCCGCATCTGCAAG GGAGACATGGGAGGCGCGCGGACCCTGCAGAGGAAGTGGACCACCTTCTTGAAGGCATGGCTGGTGTGCTCTGCCCCAGACTGGCAGCTCTACTTCAACCAACTGCAGGCACTGCACACCCTGCAGGACACCTCTTGGCCCAACACCACCTTCTTTGGGGTTTTTCGGGCACGATG GGGTGATGTGGACCTGTCAGCAGTCTGCGAGTACCAACTGGAAGAGATCCAGAAGGTGTTCGAGGGTCCCTACAAGGAATACCGTGAACAAGCCCAGAAGTGGGGCCGCTATACCGACCCAGTACCCAGCCCTCGGCCTGGCTCG TGCATCAACAACTGGCACCGCCGCCATGGCTATACCAGTTCCCTGGAGCTGCCTGACAACACCCTCAACTTCATCAAGAAGCACCCACTGATGGAGGAGCAGGTGAGGCCTCGGTGGGGCCGGCCCTTGCTTGTGAAGAAGGACACCAACTTCACCCACCTGGTAGCTGACCGGGTTACAGGGCTTGACAGAGCCACCTACACGGTGCTGTTCATTGGCACAG GAGGTGGCTGGCTGCTCAAGGCTGTGAGCCTGGGGCCCTGGATCCACCTGATCGAAGAGCTGCAGGTTTTTGACCAGGAGCCCCTGGAAAGCCTGGTCCTGTCCCAGAGCAAG AAGCTGCTGTTCGCGGGCTCCCACTCTCAGCTGATTCAGCTGCCCCTGGCCGACTGCTTGAAGTACCGCTCCTGTGCAGACTGCGTCCTTGCTCGGGACCCCTACTGTGCCTGGAGCGTCAACACGAGCCGCTGTGTGGCCGTGGGCAGCCACTCTGG ATCCCTGCTGATCCAGCATGTGATGGTCTCAGACACCTCAGGCATTTGTAATCTCCGTGGCAATAAGAAAG TCAGGCTCACGCCCAAAAACATCACCGTGGTGGCAGGCACAGACCTGGTGCTGCCCTGCCGCCTGTCTTCCAACCTCGCCCACGCCCGCTGGACTTTTGGGGGCCAGGACCTGCCTGCAGAACAGCCTGGCTCCTTCCTCTACGATGCTCGACTGCAGGCCCTGGTGGTGATGGCCGCCCAGCCCCGCCACGCCGGGGCCTATCACTGCTTTTCCGAGGAGCAAGGGGCACGGCTGGCTGCCGAAGGCTACCTGGTGGCTGTGGTGGCAGGCCCGTCAGTGACCCTGGAGGCCCGGGCGCCCCTGGAAAACCTGGGGCTGGTGTGGCTGGCCGTGGTGGCCCTGGGGGCTGTGTGCCTGGTCTTGCTGCTGCTCGTACTGTCACTGCGCCGGCGGCTGCGGGAGGAGCTGGAGAAAGGTGCCAAGGCAGCGGAGAGGACCCTGGTGTACCCATTGGAGCTGCCCAAGGAGCCCAGCAGTCCCCCCTTCCGGCCTGGCCCTGAGACAGATGAGAAACTGTGGGATCCTGTGGGCTACTATTACTCGGACGGCTCCCTCAAGATTGTGCCTGGACACGCCCGGTGCCAGCCCGGTGGAGGGCCCCCTTCTCCGCCTCCTGGGATCCCTGGccagcccctgccctctcccactcGGCTGCACCTGGGGGGTGGGAGGAACTCGAATGCCAACGGCTATGTGCGCTTACAACTAGGAGGCGATGACCGGGGAGGGCTTGGGCACCCCCTGCCTGAGCTCGCTGACGAACTGAGGCGcaaactgcagcagcgccagccGCTGCCGGACTCCAACCCCGAGGAGTCCTCAGTATGA
- the SEMA4C gene encoding semaphorin-4C isoform X3, producing MSHLYVCGTYAFQPKCAYINMFTFTLERGEFEDGKGKCPYDPAKGHTGLLVDGELYSATLNNFLGTEPVILRNMGPHHSMKTEYLAFWLNEPHFVGSAYIPESVGSFTGDDDKVYFFFSERAVEYNCYTEQVVARVARICKGDMGGARTLQRKWTTFLKAWLVCSAPDWQLYFNQLQALHTLQDTSWPNTTFFGVFRARWGDVDLSAVCEYQLEEIQKVFEGPYKEYREQAQKWGRYTDPVPSPRPGSCINNWHRRHGYTSSLELPDNTLNFIKKHPLMEEQVRPRWGRPLLVKKDTNFTHLVADRVTGLDRATYTVLFIGTGGGWLLKAVSLGPWIHLIEELQVFDQEPLESLVLSQSKKLLFAGSHSQLIQLPLADCLKYRSCADCVLARDPYCAWSVNTSRCVAVGSHSGSLLIQHVMVSDTSGICNLRGNKKVRLTPKNITVVAGTDLVLPCRLSSNLAHARWTFGGQDLPAEQPGSFLYDARLQALVVMAAQPRHAGAYHCFSEEQGARLAAEGYLVAVVAGPSVTLEARAPLENLGLVWLAVVALGAVCLVLLLLVLSLRRRLREELEKGAKAAERTLVYPLELPKEPSSPPFRPGPETDEKLWDPVGYYYSDGSLKIVPGHARCQPGGGPPSPPPGIPGQPLPSPTRLHLGGGRNSNANGYVRLQLGGDDRGGLGHPLPELADELRRKLQQRQPLPDSNPEESSV from the exons ATGTCCCACCTGTACGTTTGTGGTACCTACGCCTTTCAGCCCAAGTGCGCCTACATT AACATGTTCACCTTCACTTTGGAGCGTGGAGAGTTTGAGGATGGGAAGGGGAAGTGTCCCTACGACCCAGCTAAGGGCCACACAGGCCTCCTTGTGG ATGGTGAGTTGTACTCAGCCACGCTCAACAACTTCCTGGGCACAGAGCCTGTTATCCTACGTAACATGGGGCCTCACCACTCCATGAAGACAGAGTACCTGGCCTTCTGGCTCAACG AACCTCATTTTGTCGGCTCTGCCTACATCCCAGAGAGCGTGGGGAGCTTCACGGGAGACGATGACAAGGTCTACTTCTTCTTCAGTGAGCGAGCCGTGGAGTACAACTGTTACACAGAGCAGGTGGTGGCTCGCGTAGCCCGCATCTGCAAG GGAGACATGGGAGGCGCGCGGACCCTGCAGAGGAAGTGGACCACCTTCTTGAAGGCATGGCTGGTGTGCTCTGCCCCAGACTGGCAGCTCTACTTCAACCAACTGCAGGCACTGCACACCCTGCAGGACACCTCTTGGCCCAACACCACCTTCTTTGGGGTTTTTCGGGCACGATG GGGTGATGTGGACCTGTCAGCAGTCTGCGAGTACCAACTGGAAGAGATCCAGAAGGTGTTCGAGGGTCCCTACAAGGAATACCGTGAACAAGCCCAGAAGTGGGGCCGCTATACCGACCCAGTACCCAGCCCTCGGCCTGGCTCG TGCATCAACAACTGGCACCGCCGCCATGGCTATACCAGTTCCCTGGAGCTGCCTGACAACACCCTCAACTTCATCAAGAAGCACCCACTGATGGAGGAGCAGGTGAGGCCTCGGTGGGGCCGGCCCTTGCTTGTGAAGAAGGACACCAACTTCACCCACCTGGTAGCTGACCGGGTTACAGGGCTTGACAGAGCCACCTACACGGTGCTGTTCATTGGCACAG GAGGTGGCTGGCTGCTCAAGGCTGTGAGCCTGGGGCCCTGGATCCACCTGATCGAAGAGCTGCAGGTTTTTGACCAGGAGCCCCTGGAAAGCCTGGTCCTGTCCCAGAGCAAG AAGCTGCTGTTCGCGGGCTCCCACTCTCAGCTGATTCAGCTGCCCCTGGCCGACTGCTTGAAGTACCGCTCCTGTGCAGACTGCGTCCTTGCTCGGGACCCCTACTGTGCCTGGAGCGTCAACACGAGCCGCTGTGTGGCCGTGGGCAGCCACTCTGG ATCCCTGCTGATCCAGCATGTGATGGTCTCAGACACCTCAGGCATTTGTAATCTCCGTGGCAATAAGAAAG TCAGGCTCACGCCCAAAAACATCACCGTGGTGGCAGGCACAGACCTGGTGCTGCCCTGCCGCCTGTCTTCCAACCTCGCCCACGCCCGCTGGACTTTTGGGGGCCAGGACCTGCCTGCAGAACAGCCTGGCTCCTTCCTCTACGATGCTCGACTGCAGGCCCTGGTGGTGATGGCCGCCCAGCCCCGCCACGCCGGGGCCTATCACTGCTTTTCCGAGGAGCAAGGGGCACGGCTGGCTGCCGAAGGCTACCTGGTGGCTGTGGTGGCAGGCCCGTCAGTGACCCTGGAGGCCCGGGCGCCCCTGGAAAACCTGGGGCTGGTGTGGCTGGCCGTGGTGGCCCTGGGGGCTGTGTGCCTGGTCTTGCTGCTGCTCGTACTGTCACTGCGCCGGCGGCTGCGGGAGGAGCTGGAGAAAGGTGCCAAGGCAGCGGAGAGGACCCTGGTGTACCCATTGGAGCTGCCCAAGGAGCCCAGCAGTCCCCCCTTCCGGCCTGGCCCTGAGACAGATGAGAAACTGTGGGATCCTGTGGGCTACTATTACTCGGACGGCTCCCTCAAGATTGTGCCTGGACACGCCCGGTGCCAGCCCGGTGGAGGGCCCCCTTCTCCGCCTCCTGGGATCCCTGGccagcccctgccctctcccactcGGCTGCACCTGGGGGGTGGGAGGAACTCGAATGCCAACGGCTATGTGCGCTTACAACTAGGAGGCGATGACCGGGGAGGGCTTGGGCACCCCCTGCCTGAGCTCGCTGACGAACTGAGGCGcaaactgcagcagcgccagccGCTGCCGGACTCCAACCCCGAGGAGTCCTCAGTATGA
- the SEMA4C gene encoding semaphorin-4C isoform X1: MAPHWAVWLLAVGLWGLSIGAEVWWNLVPRKTVSSGELATVVRRFSQTGIQDFLTLTLTEQTGLLYVGAREALFAFSAETLELQGVISWEAPAEKKAECIQKGKSNQTECFNFIRFLQPYNMSHLYVCGTYAFQPKCAYINMFTFTLERGEFEDGKGKCPYDPAKGHTGLLVDGELYSATLNNFLGTEPVILRNMGPHHSMKTEYLAFWLNEPHFVGSAYIPESVGSFTGDDDKVYFFFSERAVEYNCYTEQVVARVARICKGDMGGARTLQRKWTTFLKAWLVCSAPDWQLYFNQLQALHTLQDTSWPNTTFFGVFRARWGDVDLSAVCEYQLEEIQKVFEGPYKEYREQAQKWGRYTDPVPSPRPGSCINNWHRRHGYTSSLELPDNTLNFIKKHPLMEEQVRPRWGRPLLVKKDTNFTHLVADRVTGLDRATYTVLFIGTGGGWLLKAVSLGPWIHLIEELQVFDQEPLESLVLSQSKKLLFAGSHSQLIQLPLADCLKYRSCADCVLARDPYCAWSVNTSRCVAVGSHSGSLLIQHVMVSDTSGICNLRGNKKVRLTPKNITVVAGTDLVLPCRLSSNLAHARWTFGGQDLPAEQPGSFLYDARLQALVVMAAQPRHAGAYHCFSEEQGARLAAEGYLVAVVAGPSVTLEARAPLENLGLVWLAVVALGAVCLVLLLLVLSLRRRLREELEKGAKAAERTLVYPLELPKEPSSPPFRPGPETDEKLWDPVGYYYSDGSLKIVPGHARCQPGGGPPSPPPGIPGQPLPSPTRLHLGGGRNSNANGYVRLQLGGDDRGGLGHPLPELADELRRKLQQRQPLPDSNPEESSV; this comes from the exons ATGGCCCCACACTGGGCTGTCTGGCTGCTGGCAGTGGGGCTGTGGGGCCTGAGCATTGGGGCTGAGGTGTGGTGGAACCTGGTGCCCCGGAAAACAGTATCCTCTGGGG AGCTGGCCACAGTGGTGCGGCGGTTCTCCCAAACGGGCATCCAGGACTTCCTGACGCTGACCCTGACTGAGCAGACCGGGCTTCTATATGTGGGGGCCCGGGAGGCCCTGTTTGCCTTCAGCGCGGAGACTCTGGAGCTGCAAGGAGTG ATCTCATGGGAGGCACCAGCTGAGAAAAAGGCCGAGTGTATCCAGAAAGGGAAAAGTAACCAG ACGGAATGTTTCAACTTCATCCGTTTCCTGCAGCCATACAACATGTCCCACCTGTACGTTTGTGGTACCTACGCCTTTCAGCCCAAGTGCGCCTACATT AACATGTTCACCTTCACTTTGGAGCGTGGAGAGTTTGAGGATGGGAAGGGGAAGTGTCCCTACGACCCAGCTAAGGGCCACACAGGCCTCCTTGTGG ATGGTGAGTTGTACTCAGCCACGCTCAACAACTTCCTGGGCACAGAGCCTGTTATCCTACGTAACATGGGGCCTCACCACTCCATGAAGACAGAGTACCTGGCCTTCTGGCTCAACG AACCTCATTTTGTCGGCTCTGCCTACATCCCAGAGAGCGTGGGGAGCTTCACGGGAGACGATGACAAGGTCTACTTCTTCTTCAGTGAGCGAGCCGTGGAGTACAACTGTTACACAGAGCAGGTGGTGGCTCGCGTAGCCCGCATCTGCAAG GGAGACATGGGAGGCGCGCGGACCCTGCAGAGGAAGTGGACCACCTTCTTGAAGGCATGGCTGGTGTGCTCTGCCCCAGACTGGCAGCTCTACTTCAACCAACTGCAGGCACTGCACACCCTGCAGGACACCTCTTGGCCCAACACCACCTTCTTTGGGGTTTTTCGGGCACGATG GGGTGATGTGGACCTGTCAGCAGTCTGCGAGTACCAACTGGAAGAGATCCAGAAGGTGTTCGAGGGTCCCTACAAGGAATACCGTGAACAAGCCCAGAAGTGGGGCCGCTATACCGACCCAGTACCCAGCCCTCGGCCTGGCTCG TGCATCAACAACTGGCACCGCCGCCATGGCTATACCAGTTCCCTGGAGCTGCCTGACAACACCCTCAACTTCATCAAGAAGCACCCACTGATGGAGGAGCAGGTGAGGCCTCGGTGGGGCCGGCCCTTGCTTGTGAAGAAGGACACCAACTTCACCCACCTGGTAGCTGACCGGGTTACAGGGCTTGACAGAGCCACCTACACGGTGCTGTTCATTGGCACAG GAGGTGGCTGGCTGCTCAAGGCTGTGAGCCTGGGGCCCTGGATCCACCTGATCGAAGAGCTGCAGGTTTTTGACCAGGAGCCCCTGGAAAGCCTGGTCCTGTCCCAGAGCAAG AAGCTGCTGTTCGCGGGCTCCCACTCTCAGCTGATTCAGCTGCCCCTGGCCGACTGCTTGAAGTACCGCTCCTGTGCAGACTGCGTCCTTGCTCGGGACCCCTACTGTGCCTGGAGCGTCAACACGAGCCGCTGTGTGGCCGTGGGCAGCCACTCTGG ATCCCTGCTGATCCAGCATGTGATGGTCTCAGACACCTCAGGCATTTGTAATCTCCGTGGCAATAAGAAAG TCAGGCTCACGCCCAAAAACATCACCGTGGTGGCAGGCACAGACCTGGTGCTGCCCTGCCGCCTGTCTTCCAACCTCGCCCACGCCCGCTGGACTTTTGGGGGCCAGGACCTGCCTGCAGAACAGCCTGGCTCCTTCCTCTACGATGCTCGACTGCAGGCCCTGGTGGTGATGGCCGCCCAGCCCCGCCACGCCGGGGCCTATCACTGCTTTTCCGAGGAGCAAGGGGCACGGCTGGCTGCCGAAGGCTACCTGGTGGCTGTGGTGGCAGGCCCGTCAGTGACCCTGGAGGCCCGGGCGCCCCTGGAAAACCTGGGGCTGGTGTGGCTGGCCGTGGTGGCCCTGGGGGCTGTGTGCCTGGTCTTGCTGCTGCTCGTACTGTCACTGCGCCGGCGGCTGCGGGAGGAGCTGGAGAAAGGTGCCAAGGCAGCGGAGAGGACCCTGGTGTACCCATTGGAGCTGCCCAAGGAGCCCAGCAGTCCCCCCTTCCGGCCTGGCCCTGAGACAGATGAGAAACTGTGGGATCCTGTGGGCTACTATTACTCGGACGGCTCCCTCAAGATTGTGCCTGGACACGCCCGGTGCCAGCCCGGTGGAGGGCCCCCTTCTCCGCCTCCTGGGATCCCTGGccagcccctgccctctcccactcGGCTGCACCTGGGGGGTGGGAGGAACTCGAATGCCAACGGCTATGTGCGCTTACAACTAGGAGGCGATGACCGGGGAGGGCTTGGGCACCCCCTGCCTGAGCTCGCTGACGAACTGAGGCGcaaactgcagcagcgccagccGCTGCCGGACTCCAACCCCGAGGAGTCCTCAGTATGA
- the ANKRD39 gene encoding ankyrin repeat domain-containing protein 39, translating to MAASRPCADRPCCAHPSAAPGVQQTLDEMDFERGIWSAALNGDLGQVKYLIQRTADPSQPDSAGYTALHYASRNGHYAVCQFLLESGAKCDAQTHGGATALHRASYCGHTEIAQLLLSHGSNPRLVDDDGMTSLHKAAEKGHVDICSLLLQHCPALKAIRDRKARLACDLLPSNSDLQDLLAG from the exons ATGGCGGCGTCGCGGCCCTGCGCCGACCGCCCCTGCTGCGCCCACCCCAGCGCGGCGCCCGGCGTGCAGCAGACGCTAGACGAGATGGACTTCGAGAGGG GTATCTGGTCAGCAGCCCTGAATGGAGACCTGGGCCAAGTGAAATATTTAATCCAGAGGACAGCAGACCCCAGTCAGCCCGACTCAGCTGGCTATACTGCTCTG CACTATGCCAGCCGCAATGGCCACTACGCCGTATGCCAGTTCCTGCTGGAAAGTGGGGCCAAGTGTGATGCCCAAACGCACGGGGGCGCCACTGCCCTGCACCGGGCCAGCTACTGCGGGCACACTGAGATCGCACAACTTCTGCTTTCTCATGGGTCCAACCCCAGGTTGGTAGATGACGATGGCATGACCAGTCTACATAAG GCTGCTGAGAAGGGTCATGTGGACATCTGCTCCCTCCTGTTGCAACACTGCCCCGCCCTGAAGGCCATCAGGGATCGGAAGGCAAGATTAGCATGTGACCTGCTGCCAAGCAACAGTGACCTGCAGGACCTGCTGGCTGGGTGA